One Triticum dicoccoides isolate Atlit2015 ecotype Zavitan chromosome 3B, WEW_v2.0, whole genome shotgun sequence genomic window, TGCCGCCGTTCATCGCCATCATGTTCATGGCGGCGTTGGCGGTGCAGCTCGAGTAGTTGAGGTAGTCGAGGAGCGTGGCGTCCGGGAGGTACGACTCTGCCGGCCCTAGGTCcagcccgtcgaggccgaggcttCCCAGCAGCGCCGCCGAGTCCAGCTCCAtcccgccggcgccgccgtcgaGGTCGCCTCCGCTCGGGTAGCAGTACTGGTCCTCCCAGTTGAGTTCGGAGAAGCAGGGCACTGGCGCCGGTTGGAGCgcggccgccgccgtcgaccccgacgTGGACGCGCTCGGGCTCGGGTCGAAGCCGGCGGCGGCAGGCCCGTAGCAGCAGAGCTGGTCGCTGCCGATCGGCGGCGACTGCGAGGAGGACAGGACGCCCTGGCCGTGCTGCTCcatcagcggcggcggcgcggccgtggAAGCGGCGGCCATGGACATCTTGTCGAGGAGGCGCGGCATCCAGTAGCAGCGGACGGCTTCGCGGAAGACGGCGGAGTTGGCGTCCACCTTGAGCTGCCTCGCCTGCTTCTGCACCCTGGTCCGCCAGTAGTTCTTGATCTCGTTGTCGGTGCGGCCGGGGAGGTGCTGCGCGATCCGCGACCACCGGTTGCCCCACTTGGCGTGGAGCTCCAGGATGACCAGCTGCTCCTCCGCCGTCAGGTTCCCCCGCTTTATGTCCGGCTTCAGGTAGTTCAGCCACCGGAGGCGGCAGCTCTTCCCCGTCCTCTTCAACCCTGACATGGCAAAGATATATACAGCAGTAAGAAAATATTCATGGCGATCGACATGCATGCATGATGCAAGGCCAGAGAGCTATGGCGGGAGATCAACTCACCGGAGCAGCGGGCGAGGAGGTTCCAGCGGCCCTCGCCGTGGCAAGCAATGTAGCTCATGAGGAGGTTGTCTTCCTCCAGCGTCCAGGGGCCTCTCCTcagctcggctgcctcctcctccatggCCGCCATCGCCATGGGCCcagctcctcctcctgctgctgctgctcctttcCTCCGTGACATTGTTGGTCACCTCGTAGCTACTATATATGAGTATGATCGATGAACCCTTCTGAGGGCACAGCTAGGTAGCTCCCTTACCTTATAGATAGATGGGCTTGGATATGACCATGCacaagtactactactactagctcagagtgCTGGAGTGTACTGTGTGTGTAGGGGGTTAGGATTTAGGAGGAAGGAGATGAGATGAGAAGAGGGCCTAGCTGCAGAGACAAGTTATTGGTGGCTAGCTACCCTTTTATAAGGACTTGTGGCAATCATATGGAGGATGATCTTTTTTTAGGGCAACTGCATGCATGCTCCTCCAAAGGCTCAAGGACTTTGGCAGTCTGGTTCTTGGGAGGAAGATAGAAGCAGGGCAAGTGTGTAGTTGGAAATCAAAAGCTGGTGAGATGTTTCAAAGCTTCTTTCGTTTTTAAtggggatgagagagagagagagagagagagagaggcttcgTGGGAAGAAATAGTG contains:
- the LOC119280581 gene encoding transcription factor MYB62-like; the protein is MSRRKGAAAAGGGAGPMAMAAMEEEAAELRRGPWTLEEDNLLMSYIACHGEGRWNLLARCSGLKRTGKSCRLRWLNYLKPDIKRGNLTAEEQLVILELHAKWGNRWSRIAQHLPGRTDNEIKNYWRTRVQKQARQLKVDANSAVFREAVRCYWMPRLLDKMSMAAASTAAPPPLMEQHGQGVLSSSQSPPIGSDQLCCYGPAAAGFDPSPSASTSGSTAAAALQPAPVPCFSELNWEDQYCYPSGGDLDGGAGGMELDSAALLGSLGLDGLDLGPAESYLPDATLLDYLNYSSCTANAAMNMMAMNGGSYNNSSYCGGGGAMVDGDHHDTTTAATTCHAARKLAGEWGGGI